One Qipengyuania aurantiaca genomic region harbors:
- a CDS encoding copper resistance system multicopper oxidase: protein MFSKQMGLGPVSRRNFMLGTAGVAASGLAMPAWARGESLTHAAQGPGEVSGERIALTVDNHHFGVGGRKGHAIAVNGTVPGPLVRLREGQNVRIDVTNNLAEDTSIHWHGLLLPFQFDGVPGVSFPGIKPGETFTYEFPIRQSGTYWWHSHSGLQEQIGHYGPLVIESAEPDPRYDRDYVVLLSEFTPRHPHEIARLLKVGEHYFNYQMQSATEGDMPADERLMWGGMRMNPRDISDVTGATYTFLLNGHGPMDGLEYLFTPGERVRLRIINGSAMTFFNIRIPGVPMTVIAADGMDVSPVEVDEFQIGTAETYDVIVTPPAGSHALVAEAMDRSGMGLASLTSHRGHRATPPPLREPVTLTMADMGMGSMDGASGGAMSHDAHGGMDHSGMNHGGDAMAGMDHRSMDHSMRDTSKLPPDVKVGPGLDMVSPMPMDRMDYPGLGLDTVPHRVLRYTDLKAARMNPHRMPTRSMEIHLTGNMERYMWSFDGRKFSAVTDDPIRFAYDERVRVKLVNDTMMAHPIHLHGHFFELVNGAGMMNQPLKHTVIVQPGSTATFDVTANEPGDWAFHCHLLYHMHAGMMQTVTVRPFPAPEDAA, encoded by the coding sequence ATGTTTTCCAAACAGATGGGCCTCGGGCCGGTTTCCCGCCGCAACTTCATGCTCGGCACCGCCGGTGTCGCAGCGAGTGGCTTGGCCATGCCGGCCTGGGCTCGGGGCGAGAGCCTGACGCATGCCGCGCAAGGCCCCGGCGAGGTCTCGGGCGAGCGCATCGCGCTTACTGTCGACAACCATCACTTCGGCGTCGGCGGGCGCAAGGGCCACGCGATTGCCGTCAACGGGACCGTCCCCGGCCCGCTGGTGCGGCTGCGCGAGGGACAGAACGTCCGCATCGACGTGACCAACAATCTCGCCGAGGACACCTCCATCCATTGGCATGGCCTCTTGCTGCCTTTCCAGTTCGACGGGGTGCCGGGCGTCAGCTTCCCGGGCATCAAGCCGGGCGAAACCTTCACCTATGAATTCCCCATCCGGCAGAGCGGCACCTATTGGTGGCACTCGCATTCGGGCCTGCAGGAGCAGATCGGGCATTACGGCCCTCTCGTGATCGAGAGCGCCGAGCCGGACCCGCGCTACGACCGAGACTATGTCGTCCTGCTAAGCGAATTCACCCCGCGCCATCCGCACGAGATCGCGCGCCTGCTGAAGGTCGGCGAGCATTACTTCAACTACCAGATGCAGTCCGCGACCGAGGGCGACATGCCGGCGGACGAGCGGCTGATGTGGGGCGGGATGCGCATGAACCCGCGCGACATTTCCGATGTCACCGGCGCGACATATACCTTCCTTCTCAACGGGCACGGGCCGATGGACGGTCTCGAATATCTCTTCACGCCGGGCGAGCGGGTGCGGCTGCGGATCATCAACGGCTCGGCCATGACCTTCTTCAACATCCGCATTCCGGGCGTCCCGATGACGGTGATTGCCGCAGACGGCATGGACGTGTCGCCGGTCGAGGTGGACGAGTTCCAGATCGGCACGGCGGAGACCTATGATGTGATCGTCACGCCGCCAGCCGGCAGCCATGCGCTGGTCGCCGAGGCGATGGACCGCAGCGGCATGGGCCTCGCCTCGCTGACCTCGCACAGGGGCCACCGCGCCACGCCACCGCCTCTGCGCGAACCGGTCACGCTGACCATGGCGGACATGGGCATGGGCTCGATGGATGGTGCAAGCGGCGGGGCGATGAGCCACGACGCGCATGGCGGGATGGACCATTCCGGCATGAACCATGGCGGAGATGCGATGGCCGGCATGGACCATAGATCGATGGACCATTCGATGCGCGACACCTCGAAACTGCCGCCGGATGTGAAAGTCGGCCCCGGGCTCGATATGGTCTCGCCCATGCCGATGGACCGGATGGATTACCCCGGCCTCGGCCTCGACACGGTGCCGCATCGCGTCCTGCGATACACGGACCTGAAGGCCGCGCGGATGAATCCGCACCGCATGCCGACCCGGAGCATGGAAATCCATCTCACCGGGAATATGGAACGCTACATGTGGAGCTTCGACGGCAGGAAGTTCTCCGCCGTCACCGACGATCCCATCCGCTTCGCCTATGACGAGCGCGTGCGCGTGAAGCTGGTCAACGATACGATGATGGCGCACCCGATCCATTTGCACGGCCATTTCTTCGAGCTGGTCAACGGCGCAGGGATGATGAACCAGCCTTTGAAGCACACGGTGATCGTCCAGCCGGGAAGCACGGCAACCTTCGATGTCACCGCCAACGAGCCAGGCGACTGGGCCTTCCACTGCCACCTCCTCTACCACATGCACGCTGGCATGATGCAGACCGTCACCGTGCGGCCCTTCCCCGCGCCGGAGGACGCAGCATGA
- a CDS encoding copper resistance protein B, translated as MRLRTVLAAPLLLGAAPAAAQDHSGHGDHSANDQEEAQPQADSETEDHSRHQQAPAPFKLADMTGAPAMDHSMHQVGDLPSGPPPPEAFEGPQHAADEIYGEAAMAEARATNHATHGDMKTGTLMVERLEARLGEGEDGWLWDVQGWYGGDIDKFVVKSEGEGEIGGDLEDAEVQALWGHAIGPFFDLQAGVRLDLEPETRSHLVLGVQGLAPYMWHVDGALFLSDRGDITARIEGEYDQKITQRLILQPRVELELAAQEIPERGIGAGLTKIEPGLRLRCEIAREFAPYVGVEYEAKLGETADLAREEGEDAAGFKLLAGIRAWF; from the coding sequence ATGAGGCTCCGGACCGTCCTCGCCGCCCCCCTGCTTCTGGGCGCCGCGCCGGCCGCCGCGCAGGACCATTCGGGCCATGGCGACCATTCCGCGAACGATCAGGAGGAAGCGCAGCCGCAAGCCGATTCGGAAACGGAAGACCATTCGCGCCACCAGCAGGCCCCCGCGCCGTTCAAGCTGGCCGATATGACCGGCGCCCCGGCCATGGATCATTCGATGCACCAGGTCGGCGACCTACCCTCCGGCCCGCCCCCGCCCGAAGCATTCGAAGGCCCGCAGCACGCGGCGGACGAAATCTATGGCGAAGCCGCTATGGCCGAAGCGCGTGCGACCAACCACGCGACGCATGGTGACATGAAGACCGGCACGCTCATGGTCGAACGGCTCGAAGCGCGTCTCGGCGAAGGCGAGGACGGCTGGCTGTGGGATGTCCAGGGGTGGTACGGCGGCGATATCGACAAGTTCGTCGTCAAATCCGAAGGCGAAGGCGAGATCGGCGGGGACCTCGAGGACGCCGAAGTGCAGGCGCTGTGGGGCCATGCCATCGGCCCCTTCTTCGACCTCCAGGCAGGCGTCCGCCTCGACCTCGAGCCCGAAACGCGCAGCCATCTCGTCCTCGGCGTGCAGGGGCTTGCGCCCTATATGTGGCATGTCGACGGCGCGCTGTTCCTCTCCGACCGCGGCGACATCACCGCGCGGATCGAGGGCGAATACGACCAGAAGATCACCCAACGCCTGATCCTCCAGCCGCGCGTCGAACTGGAACTCGCGGCGCAGGAAATCCCCGAACGCGGCATCGGCGCCGGGCTGACCAAGATCGAGCCGGGCCTGCGCCTTCGTTGCGAGATCGCCCGTGAATTCGCACCCTATGTCGGCGTCGAATACGAAGCCAAGCTCGGCGAAACTGCCGACCTCGCGCGCGAAGAGGGCGAGGACGCCGCCGGGTTCAAACTGCTCGCCGGTATCCGCGCATGGTTCTGA
- a CDS encoding pyrophosphate--fructose-6-phosphate 1-phosphotransferase, translating to MGEKTVAMLTAGGLAPCLSSAVGGLIERYSEIAPDVRILAYRNGYAGLLTGNSIEATAVVRASAGRLHAFGGSPIGNSRVKLTNVADCVKRGLVQEGEDPLAVAAEQLKRDRVDILHTIGGDDTNTAAADLKAHLAAIGSNLTVVGLPKTIDNDVVPIRQSLGAWTAAEQGALFARNIIAEFSANPNMLIVHEVMGRNCGWLTAATARAHHEWVGTAPFAEWVDNAAARWDVHGVYIPERAFDLAAEVERLRRVMDEHGGVNLFISEGAGLGEIVGAMEAAGEEVPRDAFGHVKLDTINPGQWFADRFAKELGAEKVLVQKSGYFSRSAPANASDRELIAHCTRLAVDAALQGTSGVVGHDEERGDELRVIEFDRIAGGKTFDVTQSWFRELLAELGQA from the coding sequence ATGGGAGAGAAAACCGTCGCCATGCTCACCGCAGGGGGTCTTGCGCCCTGCCTGTCCTCCGCCGTCGGGGGGCTGATCGAACGCTATTCCGAGATCGCGCCCGATGTGCGCATCCTTGCCTATCGCAACGGCTATGCAGGTCTGCTGACGGGCAACAGCATCGAGGCGACCGCCGTGGTGCGCGCCAGTGCGGGCCGGCTCCATGCCTTTGGCGGCAGCCCCATCGGCAACAGCCGCGTGAAGCTGACCAATGTCGCCGACTGCGTGAAGCGCGGCCTGGTGCAGGAGGGCGAGGACCCGCTCGCCGTGGCTGCCGAGCAGCTCAAGCGCGACCGCGTGGATATCCTCCACACCATCGGCGGAGACGACACCAACACCGCAGCCGCCGATCTCAAAGCGCATCTCGCCGCCATCGGCTCCAACCTCACCGTGGTCGGCCTGCCCAAGACGATCGACAACGACGTCGTGCCCATCCGCCAGTCGCTGGGCGCATGGACGGCGGCCGAGCAGGGCGCGCTCTTCGCCCGCAACATCATCGCCGAATTCTCGGCCAACCCGAACATGCTGATCGTGCATGAGGTGATGGGCCGAAATTGCGGCTGGCTGACCGCGGCAACCGCGCGCGCGCATCACGAATGGGTCGGCACCGCGCCGTTTGCCGAATGGGTCGACAACGCCGCCGCGCGCTGGGACGTGCACGGCGTTTACATCCCCGAGCGAGCCTTCGACCTTGCCGCCGAAGTCGAGCGCCTGCGCCGCGTCATGGACGAGCACGGCGGGGTGAACCTGTTCATCTCCGAAGGCGCCGGCTTGGGCGAGATCGTGGGCGCTATGGAGGCCGCAGGCGAGGAGGTCCCGCGCGACGCTTTCGGGCATGTGAAGCTCGACACGATCAACCCCGGCCAGTGGTTCGCCGACCGCTTCGCCAAGGAACTGGGCGCGGAAAAGGTACTGGTGCAGAAGAGCGGCTACTTCTCGCGCTCCGCCCCCGCCAACGCCTCCGACCGCGAACTGATCGCGCACTGCACCCGCCTCGCGGTAGACGCGGCTCTCCAAGGCACCAGCGGCGTGGTCGGCCATGACGAAGAGCGCGGCGACGAACTCAGGGTCATCGAATTCGACCGCATCGCCGGCGGCAAGACGTTCGACGTGACCCAGAGCTGGTTCCGCGAGCTGCTCGCCGAACTCGGACAAGCCTGA
- a CDS encoding SDR family oxidoreductase yields MRILVAGSTGNTGTRLVKELQSRGHETVALVRESSDTSKLPEGATLRQGDLTNLQSDVTDGCEVVIFAAGSGGDTSAEMTDKVDRDGAIRLIDIAEKSDVRRFVMLSSVGADDPDPDSDLAHYLEAKHAADEHLKKSDLEYAILRPVALTDDGPTGSVKLGDEVDPKGKAARGDVAQVLADAAEQQEWTGAIKLMETVY; encoded by the coding sequence ATGAGAATTCTCGTCGCCGGGTCCACCGGCAACACCGGCACACGCCTCGTCAAGGAATTGCAGAGCCGTGGCCACGAAACGGTCGCGCTGGTTCGCGAGTCTTCCGACACCAGCAAACTGCCCGAGGGCGCCACTCTTCGCCAAGGCGACCTGACCAATCTTCAGAGCGATGTAACGGACGGATGCGAGGTCGTGATTTTCGCGGCCGGTTCGGGCGGCGACACGAGCGCGGAGATGACCGACAAGGTCGATCGGGACGGCGCGATAAGGCTGATCGACATTGCCGAGAAGAGCGATGTCCGCCGCTTTGTGATGCTGAGCTCGGTTGGTGCGGACGATCCCGATCCCGACAGCGACCTTGCCCATTACCTCGAGGCAAAGCACGCCGCCGACGAGCATCTGAAGAAGAGCGATCTCGAATACGCCATCCTGCGGCCTGTCGCGCTCACGGATGACGGGCCTACGGGCTCGGTGAAATTGGGCGACGAGGTCGATCCCAAGGGCAAGGCGGCGCGCGGCGACGTGGCGCAGGTGCTGGCCGACGCGGCCGAACAGCAGGAATGGACCGGCGCAATCAAGCTGATGGAAACGGTCTACTAA
- a CDS encoding SDR family NAD(P)-dependent oxidoreductase, giving the protein MEVSSNTPAVVTGGASGLGEATARAIAAKGAKVAIFDMNEEKGEAVAKDIGGIFCKVNVMSDEDVDAGFAKAREAHGQERILVNCAGIGNAIKTAKRDKQTGEISHFPLQAFEFVIQVNLIGTFRCIAKSAAGMMSLDPLNEDGARGAIVNTASVAGEDGQIGQAAYSASKGGVIGMTLPIARDLMNEGIRINTILPGIFNTPLMNAAPPQVKDALAASVPFPKRLGNPEEYAQLAMTMIECDYFNGEDVRLDGAIRMAPR; this is encoded by the coding sequence ATGGAAGTCAGCAGCAATACCCCCGCCGTCGTCACCGGTGGCGCATCGGGTCTCGGTGAAGCCACCGCCCGCGCGATCGCGGCCAAGGGCGCGAAGGTCGCCATCTTCGACATGAACGAAGAAAAGGGCGAAGCGGTCGCCAAGGACATCGGCGGCATTTTCTGCAAGGTCAATGTGATGAGCGACGAGGACGTCGACGCCGGTTTCGCCAAGGCACGCGAAGCGCATGGCCAGGAACGCATCCTCGTCAATTGCGCCGGCATCGGCAACGCCATCAAGACGGCCAAGCGCGACAAGCAGACCGGCGAGATCAGCCACTTCCCGCTCCAGGCCTTCGAATTCGTCATCCAGGTCAATTTGATCGGCACCTTCCGCTGCATCGCCAAGTCGGCCGCCGGTATGATGAGCCTCGACCCGCTGAACGAAGACGGCGCGCGCGGCGCCATCGTCAACACGGCCAGCGTGGCCGGTGAAGACGGCCAGATCGGCCAGGCGGCCTATTCGGCTTCGAAGGGCGGCGTGATCGGCATGACCCTCCCCATCGCGCGCGACCTGATGAACGAAGGCATCCGCATCAACACCATCCTGCCGGGCATCTTCAACACCCCGCTGATGAACGCCGCCCCGCCGCAGGTGAAGGACGCGCTGGCCGCCTCGGTCCCGTTCCCCAAGCGCCTCGGCAATCCGGAAGAATACGCGCAGCTCGCCATGACCATGATCGAGTGCGATTATTTCAACGGCGAAGACGTCCGCCTCGACGGCGCCATCCGCATGGCTCCGCGTTAA
- a CDS encoding acetyl-CoA C-acetyltransferase: protein MPEAYIVEAVRTAGGRRGGRLAGVHPVDLAAKSLDAVMERSGLEAKAVDDVVMGCVSQGGEQAMQVGRNAVLASKHLGEGVPAVTIDRQCGSSQQAIQFAAQAVMSGTQDVVIASGVESMTRVPMGSTAMFHMKEGLGNYKSPGLEEKYPGIQWSQFMGAEMIVKKHGFTKDDLDRFALASHQKAIEATKSGAFTDEIVPVEIETPEGTEMHTVDEGIRFDATLEGISGVKLLSPEGTITAASSSQICDGSSAVLVVSEKALKEYGLTPLARIHNLTVTAGDPVIMLEEPLFATDRALERAGMKISDIDLFEVNEAFAPVPLAWLKHTGADPEKLNVNGGAIALGHPLGASGTKLMVTLVHALKARGKKYGLQTMCEGGGVANVTIVEAL, encoded by the coding sequence ATGCCCGAAGCCTATATCGTCGAAGCCGTTCGCACCGCCGGTGGGCGTCGGGGAGGGCGGCTTGCGGGCGTCCACCCGGTCGACCTCGCGGCAAAGTCTCTCGACGCAGTGATGGAGCGTTCGGGGCTCGAGGCGAAGGCGGTGGACGATGTCGTGATGGGCTGCGTCAGCCAAGGCGGCGAACAGGCCATGCAGGTGGGCCGCAACGCTGTGCTCGCCTCGAAGCATCTCGGCGAGGGCGTGCCAGCGGTGACCATCGACCGCCAGTGCGGTTCCAGCCAGCAGGCGATCCAGTTCGCCGCGCAGGCCGTGATGAGCGGGACGCAGGATGTGGTGATTGCCAGCGGCGTCGAAAGCATGACGCGCGTGCCGATGGGCTCGACCGCCATGTTCCACATGAAGGAGGGCCTCGGGAACTACAAATCGCCGGGCCTTGAAGAGAAATACCCCGGCATCCAGTGGTCCCAGTTCATGGGCGCGGAAATGATCGTGAAGAAGCACGGCTTCACCAAGGACGATCTCGACCGCTTTGCTCTCGCCAGTCACCAGAAGGCGATCGAAGCGACCAAGTCGGGCGCCTTCACCGACGAGATCGTGCCGGTGGAAATCGAGACGCCCGAAGGCACCGAAATGCACACGGTGGACGAGGGCATCCGTTTCGACGCAACGCTGGAAGGCATTTCCGGCGTGAAGCTGCTCAGCCCCGAAGGCACGATCACCGCCGCTTCCAGCAGCCAGATCTGCGACGGGTCGAGCGCGGTGCTGGTGGTGAGCGAGAAGGCGCTGAAGGAATACGGCCTCACGCCATTGGCGCGCATTCACAATCTCACCGTGACGGCCGGCGACCCGGTGATCATGCTGGAGGAACCGCTCTTCGCCACCGATCGCGCGCTCGAACGTGCGGGGATGAAGATTTCCGACATCGACCTGTTCGAAGTGAACGAGGCTTTCGCGCCCGTGCCGCTCGCATGGCTCAAGCACACCGGTGCGGACCCGGAAAAGCTCAACGTCAACGGCGGGGCTATTGCGCTCGGCCACCCCTTGGGTGCATCGGGCACCAAGCTCATGGTCACGCTGGTCCACGCGCTCAAGGCGCGGGGCAAGAAATATGGCCTGCAGACGATGTGCGAAGGCGGCGGCGTCGCCAACGTGACCATCGTTGAGGCACTTTAA
- a CDS encoding 2OG-Fe(II) oxygenase yields MAAKKLFEINPDLDRKALAERFAKAGRIQVRNVLTQETAREIQMILARTTKWGMSVMADDGSGAKPQSFRLEEMQAPGGADRVNAAAMAAHQSSARGDYGFRFAQYPMLTALQEGWDPGSPHELLLEYINAPEFLDLVRDITRTPTLTKADGSASLFAANHYLGRHIDSHVAEGWRFAYVLNFAPENWHPDWGGYLNFLDEDGDVIEGWKPRFNALNLFAVPTAHQVSYVPPFAPVGRTALVGWLRDQ; encoded by the coding sequence ATGGCCGCGAAGAAGCTTTTCGAAATCAATCCGGACCTCGACCGCAAGGCGCTTGCCGAGCGGTTCGCAAAGGCGGGTCGCATCCAGGTGCGCAATGTCCTGACGCAGGAAACGGCGCGCGAAATCCAGATGATCCTCGCGCGGACGACCAAGTGGGGCATGTCGGTCATGGCCGACGACGGTTCGGGTGCAAAGCCGCAGAGCTTCCGCTTGGAAGAGATGCAGGCCCCGGGCGGCGCGGACAGGGTGAACGCCGCTGCCATGGCCGCTCACCAGTCATCCGCGCGCGGCGACTACGGCTTCCGCTTCGCGCAATACCCCATGCTGACCGCGCTTCAGGAAGGATGGGACCCGGGAAGCCCGCACGAATTGCTGCTCGAATACATCAACGCGCCCGAGTTCCTCGATCTTGTACGGGACATCACCCGCACACCGACCCTGACCAAGGCGGACGGTTCGGCCTCATTGTTTGCCGCCAACCATTACCTCGGGCGGCACATCGACAGTCATGTGGCGGAAGGGTGGCGCTTTGCCTATGTCCTCAACTTCGCGCCCGAAAACTGGCACCCGGACTGGGGCGGCTACCTCAATTTCCTCGACGAGGACGGGGACGTGATCGAAGGCTGGAAGCCGCGCTTCAACGCGCTCAACCTCTTCGCCGTGCCCACGGCCCACCAGGTATCCTACGTCCCGCCCTTCGCGCCCGTCGGCCGTACGGCGCTGGTGGGGTGGCTCCGCGACCAATGA